In the Chlorobium limicola DSM 245 genome, one interval contains:
- a CDS encoding YifB family Mg chelatase-like AAA ATPase, translating to MLSRLSAATLIGIDAVKVDVETNVSGGIPSFTVVGLPDNAIRESRERILTAIKNSGFDMPPKKVTVNLAPADIKKEGTAFDLSVAIGLLGSLKLVDHRFRNTLIMGELALDGSIRRVNGALPVAIMAAREKIDRIILPLSNAAEAAVAVSASKADIRVYGVETLNETAELLNGKESRPPVEVNVSELFSEEPEYPVDFADIKGQQAAKKALEIAAAGGHNLLMIGPPGSGKTMLAKALPGILPPLGFEESLETTKIYSVANLLEKDRPLMVTRPFRNPHHTTSNVALIGGGTTAKPGEVSLAHNGILFLDELPEFTRSALEVLRQPLEDREVTVSRISVTTRYPAGFMLVAAMNPSPAGALKDRDGNLTASPKEIQRYLSKISGPLLDRIDIHIDVPKVENTELFSDSASESSHNIRARVIRARELQRERFAAASCAGVYTNAQMNTKLIRKFCALSPESSQKLMDAMNMLNLSARAHDRILKVSRTIADLEGSETIEMRHLVQGIQYRNLDRDFWSF from the coding sequence ATGCTTTCAAGACTCTCAGCAGCGACCCTTATAGGCATCGACGCCGTCAAGGTTGATGTGGAAACCAATGTATCGGGAGGCATCCCTTCATTCACCGTGGTCGGTCTTCCGGACAACGCAATACGGGAAAGCCGCGAACGGATACTCACCGCCATAAAGAATTCCGGCTTCGACATGCCGCCGAAAAAGGTAACGGTCAACCTCGCTCCAGCCGACATCAAAAAAGAGGGAACCGCTTTCGACCTGTCTGTCGCCATCGGACTGCTCGGCTCCCTGAAACTGGTCGATCACCGGTTCAGAAACACCCTCATCATGGGTGAGCTCGCCCTCGACGGCTCGATACGCAGGGTAAACGGAGCCTTGCCGGTTGCGATCATGGCAGCCAGGGAGAAAATCGACAGAATCATTCTGCCCCTTTCCAACGCGGCGGAAGCCGCCGTGGCAGTATCGGCGTCAAAAGCCGATATCCGGGTGTACGGCGTAGAAACCCTGAACGAAACCGCGGAGCTTCTGAACGGCAAAGAGAGCCGACCGCCGGTTGAAGTGAACGTATCCGAGCTCTTTTCCGAAGAGCCTGAATATCCCGTTGATTTTGCCGACATCAAGGGGCAGCAGGCCGCCAAGAAGGCCCTTGAAATCGCCGCCGCCGGCGGACACAATCTGCTCATGATCGGGCCTCCGGGCAGCGGCAAAACCATGCTCGCCAAGGCTCTGCCCGGCATCCTGCCGCCTCTTGGATTCGAGGAATCGCTCGAAACCACAAAAATCTACTCCGTAGCGAACCTGCTTGAAAAAGACCGGCCGCTCATGGTAACGCGTCCCTTCCGTAACCCGCACCACACCACCAGCAACGTCGCGCTGATCGGGGGCGGCACAACTGCGAAACCGGGCGAAGTGAGCCTTGCGCACAACGGCATTCTCTTTCTCGACGAGCTCCCCGAATTCACCCGAAGCGCCCTCGAAGTGCTGCGCCAGCCGCTCGAAGACCGGGAGGTAACGGTTTCGAGAATATCGGTGACAACCCGCTACCCCGCAGGCTTCATGCTTGTCGCGGCCATGAACCCCAGCCCGGCAGGTGCCCTCAAGGACCGGGACGGCAACCTGACCGCCTCGCCCAAGGAGATACAGCGCTACCTTTCGAAAATTTCCGGCCCGCTGCTCGATCGGATCGACATTCACATCGATGTGCCGAAAGTGGAAAACACCGAACTGTTTTCGGACTCAGCCTCGGAAAGCTCGCACAACATCCGCGCACGGGTCATTCGGGCACGGGAGCTGCAGCGCGAGCGGTTCGCCGCAGCCTCCTGCGCCGGCGTCTATACCAACGCGCAGATGAACACGAAACTGATCAGAAAATTCTGTGCGCTCTCCCCCGAAAGCTCGCAGAAACTCATGGACGCCATGAACATGCTGAACCTCTCGGCGCGCGCACACGACCGCATCCTCAAAGTCAGCCGCACCATAGCCGACCTCGAAGGCTCGGAAACGATCGAAATGCGCCATCTCGTGCAGGGCATCCAGTACCGCAACCTCGACCGCGACTTCTGGAGCTTCTGA